CATTGGCACATCTTCTCCTGCACAACGGCGGATTGGGGCATCTAGATAGTCAAATGCTTCTGATTCTGAAATAATAGCTGAAATCTCTCCAATATAGCCACTTGTTTTGTGAGCGTCGTTGACCAGAACGACCTTACCAGTCTTCTTCACTGAGTTAATGATGATATCCTTATCAAGCGGTACAAGGGTACGTGGGTCCACAATTTCAACTGAAATTCCTTCTTCTGCCAATTCTTCGGCAGCTTGAACCACACGGCGAAGCATTTTTCCATAAGTAACGACTGTTACATCTGTACCTTCACGTTTGATTTCCCCAACCCCAAGTGGAATTGTGTAGTCTGGATCAACTGGCACTTCCCCTTTTTGGTTAAATTCTGACTTGTATTCAAGGATGATAACAGGGTTGTTATCACGGATAGAAGACTTGAGCAGTCCTTTCATGTCAGCAGGTGTACCTGGAGCTACAACCTTAAGACCAGGAATGTGTGTAAACCAAGACTCTAAAGACTGAGAGTGCTGAGCTGCAGAACCAACTCCGTTACCAGCTGCACATCGGACAGTCATTGGAACCTGACCTTTCCCACCAAACATATAACGTGTTTTAGCAGCTTGGTTGACGATATTGTCCATGGCAATAACAGAGAAGTCCATGAAGGTCATATCGACAATTGGACGAAGTCCTGTCATGGCTGCTCCTGCTGCTGCACCTGAGATAGCAGCTTCAGAAATCGGACAGTCACGGACACGTTCTGGACCAAATTCTTCGAGCATTCCAACAGAAGTTCCGAAGTCCCCTCCAAAGACACCTACGTCTTCTCCCATCAAGAATACATTTTCATCGCGACGCATTTCCTCAGACATAGCAAGGATAATGGTGTCACGGAACGACATTGTTTTTGTTTCCATTTTTATCTCTTTCTCCTTAGTCTGCGTAAATATCTTCAAATGCTGATTCAAGCGGTGGGAATGGACTTTCTTCTGCAAATTTAACAGAAGCTTCTACTGCTTCCTTGACTTGTGCTTGAATTTCTTCCAATTCTTCTGCACTTGCAATGTTGTTCTCAACGAGGTAGTTACGAAGGTTTTCGATTGGGTCTTTTTGTTTCCACAATTCCACTTCTTCACGCGTACGATATTTACCAGGGTCAGATGATGAGTGGCCAAGCCAGCGATAGGTTACACTTTCGATCAAGACTGGGCCATTGCCACCACGAACATGATCTACAGCTTTCTTAAATCCTTCATAAACATCGATGACATTGTTCCCATCTTCGATAAACATTCCAGGAATTCCATATGCCGCACTACGTTGATGGATATGCTCCACATTGGTCATTTTCTTGATATCCGCAGAAATCCCATAACCGTTGTTAATGCAGTAGAAAATAACAGGAAGTTTCCAAATAGAAGCCATGTTCACTGATTCGTGGAAAACACCTTCGTTGGTCGCACCATCTCCAAAGAAGCAGACAACGATTTTACCAGTATGTTGCATTTGCTGACTGAGGGCTGCACCGACAGCGATTCCCATACCACCACCTACGATACCATTGGCACCAAGGTTACCAGCATCCAGGTCAGCGATATGCATAGAACCACCTTTTCCTTTACAGGTTCCAGTGTATTTCCCGAGGATTTCAGCCATCATTCCATTGAGGTCAATCCCCTTAGCAATAGCTTGCCCGTGTCCACGGTGATTTGAGGTAATCAGATCATCTGGATTAAGAGCCAGCATCGCTCCGACGTTAGCAGCTTCCTCTCCGACAGAAAAGTGAGTCATACCGGGAACTTTTCCCTTTTTCACTAACTGAGCAATTTTTAAGTCCATGCGACGGATTTCTTCCATCTTACGGAACATCTCTAGCAAAAGATTCTTATCTAAAGTTGACATAATCTTGCCTTTCTAACTTTGTTCTTACCTTACTATTTTACCTTTTTTAGTATACACTGTCAAAGTATATGGCTAATAAAATTTCACAATATAAAAAAATAAATCCCTGTTAAAACAGGGATTCTCTCTAGTTAGAGCATTTTTTCACAAAGTTGTTTTTCAGGATAATTTCTTGAAATTAGCTCAATCTTTTCATTATGGTTTTCAAACGCCATTGATACAAACAACCAGAAACAATCAAGCTGGCTATTAACCCAATCCAGTAAGCAAATGCCCCTAAGTCAGTTACTTGATCTAGTAAATATCCTAGAGGTATCGCTACTCCCCAATATCCGATTAAGCCAAGATAGAAAGGAACGATAGTGTCCTTATACCCTCTTAAAATTCCTTGGAGCGGAGCCGCAAAGGTATCAGCTAGCTGGAAAAAGAGACTGTAGGTTAGAAATACAGCAGTTGTTTCAATGAACTGAGAGTCATTCCCATATAGACTTGCTACACGATCTCTAAAAATGTAGAGAAAAGATAGGGTAAGACCTGCAAAAATAAGGGCGGTTACTCTCCCCAGACGAGCATAGATTTTTGCATCCTCAAAACGTTTGGCCCCCACCTCGTAAGACACAACAATCGCCATAGCAGAGGAAATACTCATAGGAAAAGCATACATGAGACTCGAAAAATTCATAGCTGACTGGTGACTGGCAATGATGAGCGATGAAAACTTAGCCATGATTAGTCCAACCACGGAGAAAATGGCTACTTCAGCAAATACGGTTCCCCCGATTGGTAGACCTAATCGAACACCTTCCTTGATTTTATCTATATTTAGTGGAATGCGTTTTTCAAGATGTAACGCTTTTAATCTTTTTTGTTTGAACAAAACAAGCAGGGAAATGCCCAATAAAACCCAATAGGCTAGCGAAGTTCCTAGCCCTGCTCCTGCGCCACCAAGCTCAGGGAAACCGAAAGCTCCATATATCAAGAGATAGTTAAAACCACTATTGAGCGGAAGTAATAGGAGCATGAGATACATAGATAGTTTGGTCAAACCAAGAGAATCTAACAATGACCGAATGACACTAAAAAGCAACAAGGGAATAATCCCGATAGAAAGGTACCAAAGATAGGAAACTGCAACTGCCGCCACTTGAGCTTCTAGTCCGATGTTGTTTAAGACAGGTGGCGCTAAGAATACTACCATTCCAAGCAAGACCAAAGACAGTCCGAAAGCCAAGTAGATAAATTGGTAAAAATCAGATGCTACTTCTTCCTTTTTGCCCCGTCCCAGATGATGGCCTATGATGGGAACCATGGCCGAAACAATCCCTGTTAAAAAAGTAAAGAAAGGATTCCATAGACTCGTTGCAGTTGATACTCCTGCTAAGTCCATGGTATTGTACTGCCCAGTCATGGTTGTATCAACAAATGAGGCAGAATAATTGGCAAACTGATAAATCAGGATAGGAAAAAATATCTTAAGAAATAAGACAAATTTGTCTTTAAATTGATGGGTTGGATACATATACGCTCTCTATTCTTATAGTTTATAGAGCAGAATCCCATCTATTTTTTGTAGACGATTTGTCCCTTACAGATGGTATATTTAACTTGCCCTTTTAAAGTTTCACCGATAAATGGAGAATTAGCTGATTTTGAAGCAAAGTTTGGACCAACAGTACGATCAGCCTTGGCATCAAAGATAGTGATGTCCGCTGGACCATTCTCAGCCAAATAACCTGCTTCAAAGTTGTAAAGCTTGGCTGGATTAACAGTCATTTTTTCTAGCAATTCCATCAAGCTCAACTCACCAGCTTCCACCAAATAAGTCAAACCAAGAGAAAGAGAGGTTTCCAAACCGGTCATACCAGATGGTGCTTTGGTGATATCTTCTACATTTTTCTCATCTGCATGGTGAGGAGCGTGGTCCGTTGCGATAACTGTGATAACACCTGACTTGAGACCTTCGATAACGGCACGACGGTCTGACTCCAAACGAAGTGGAGGATTCATTTTGGCATTGCTTCCTTGAGTTAAAAGAAGAGCTTCTGTCTTAGAGAAATGCTGTGGCGCTACTTCTGCTGTGACCTGCGCCCCTAATCCCTGAGCAAACTCCACTACCTTGACACTTTCTTCCTTAGACAAATGCTGAATGTGCACATGGGCCTTTGTTGCATAGGCAATCATAACATCACGCGCAATCATAGCGTACTCAGCAACCCCAGTCGCTCCACAGATATGAAAATGTTCCTTAGCGATGTTTTCGTTAAATCCAAGAATCCCATTCAAACCAGGATCTTCCTCATGAAGACTAATAAAAGTA
This genomic stretch from Streptococcus sp. 1643 harbors:
- a CDS encoding alpha-ketoacid dehydrogenase subunit beta, which produces METKTMSFRDTIILAMSEEMRRDENVFLMGEDVGVFGGDFGTSVGMLEEFGPERVRDCPISEAAISGAAAGAAMTGLRPIVDMTFMDFSVIAMDNIVNQAAKTRYMFGGKGQVPMTVRCAAGNGVGSAAQHSQSLESWFTHIPGLKVVAPGTPADMKGLLKSSIRDNNPVIILEYKSEFNQKGEVPVDPDYTIPLGVGEIKREGTDVTVVTYGKMLRRVVQAAEELAEEGISVEIVDPRTLVPLDKDIIINSVKKTGKVVLVNDAHKTSGYIGEISAIISESEAFDYLDAPIRRCAGEDVPMPYAQNLENAMIPTVESIKDAIRKTYNKE
- a CDS encoding thiamine pyrophosphate-dependent dehydrogenase E1 component subunit alpha, which encodes MSTLDKNLLLEMFRKMEEIRRMDLKIAQLVKKGKVPGMTHFSVGEEAANVGAMLALNPDDLITSNHRGHGQAIAKGIDLNGMMAEILGKYTGTCKGKGGSMHIADLDAGNLGANGIVGGGMGIAVGAALSQQMQHTGKIVVCFFGDGATNEGVFHESVNMASIWKLPVIFYCINNGYGISADIKKMTNVEHIHQRSAAYGIPGMFIEDGNNVIDVYEGFKKAVDHVRGGNGPVLIESVTYRWLGHSSSDPGKYRTREEVELWKQKDPIENLRNYLVENNIASAEELEEIQAQVKEAVEASVKFAEESPFPPLESAFEDIYAD
- a CDS encoding MATE family efflux transporter, with protein sequence MYPTHQFKDKFVLFLKIFFPILIYQFANYSASFVDTTMTGQYNTMDLAGVSTATSLWNPFFTFLTGIVSAMVPIIGHHLGRGKKEEVASDFYQFIYLAFGLSLVLLGMVVFLAPPVLNNIGLEAQVAAVAVSYLWYLSIGIIPLLLFSVIRSLLDSLGLTKLSMYLMLLLLPLNSGFNYLLIYGAFGFPELGGAGAGLGTSLAYWVLLGISLLVLFKQKRLKALHLEKRIPLNIDKIKEGVRLGLPIGGTVFAEVAIFSVVGLIMAKFSSLIIASHQSAMNFSSLMYAFPMSISSAMAIVVSYEVGAKRFEDAKIYARLGRVTALIFAGLTLSFLYIFRDRVASLYGNDSQFIETTAVFLTYSLFFQLADTFAAPLQGILRGYKDTIVPFYLGLIGYWGVAIPLGYLLDQVTDLGAFAYWIGLIASLIVSGCLYQWRLKTIMKRLS
- a CDS encoding dihydroorotase; the encoded protein is MLLIKNGRVMDPKSGLDQVCDVLVQDGKIVKIAPEIKEEGAEVIDATGLVVAPGLVDIHVHFREPGQTHKEDIHTGALAAAAGGFTTVVMMANTSPTISDVETLQEVLQSAAKEKINVKTVATITKNFNGQDLTDFKALLEAGAVGFSDDGIPLESSKVVKEAMEEAKKLNTFISLHEEDPGLNGILGFNENIAKEHFHICGATGVAEYAMIARDVMIAYATKAHVHIQHLSKEESVKVVEFAQGLGAQVTAEVAPQHFSKTEALLLTQGSNAKMNPPLRLESDRRAVIEGLKSGVITVIATDHAPHHADEKNVEDITKAPSGMTGLETSLSLGLTYLVEAGELSLMELLEKMTVNPAKLYNFEAGYLAENGPADITIFDAKADRTVGPNFASKSANSPFIGETLKGQVKYTICKGQIVYKK